The DNA sequence CTTCTAATTCTAGGCATATTTCTATGTTTCTTTCAAGTGTTCATTAAAACGTTATGTGAGAAATATGATTGTTCTCCATTTCCCATACAACACACTTTTTTCCCGTCCTTGCCTTAGTTGCAttcttagataaaaaaaatgacgTGGAATGGAATGAAATGAAAGGTTCTTGTTTTTGGATTTGTAACAtttcatttctctctctctgtctcgaAAGATGATCATTGTCTGGGGCTTTTAATTGTACACTAAAATTGCACTCTAGCCATCCctttcattgtttttttttttggataagaAATGTAGCTTAATTGACTATGAACAATGAAGGGTTGTGTGCCGTCTTATGTTTCAGAGTGATATTACCTTTTGAAGTGGATGTAATCAAATTCCATAAATATTGACTAAAACTAAGCTTTtataactttatttatttattttttttcatgtaaCAAACACTCTGGATTGTTTTTTGAGTGCTTAATTCGATAGTTTACCAAACAtcgtattaaatttaaaataattctgCTACTGTTGTCCTTTGCAATCTACCCAATTCTGCATGCAAAACAAATTCTTAGGGTATTTTCAGCATGGACACCAATAATTGGAGACCTATCCAAGGTGGGGAACCCACGATGGACACCACAGATTGGAGAACTCAATTTCAGCACGATTGGAGACAACGCGTTGTCAACAAGATGTAAGTGTCTTTTGGAATTAGAGAGGCCGTGTTAAtagaaattattaattgttCCTTAAACAATTAAAGGTTTAATTGGATTGTTGACATAAATTGAAAATAAGTAAAAACCTTGTTTTGGTTTTTGATTTAAAAGGCTctaatcctaaaaaaaattttaaaattgaaaacatgATTGGCAATCTTcacttttctagaatagttttAATGTCtcttttaattgtttttggcAAACAGTCAAAGAGAAgtggtcttttttttttcctgctttGTGAAGTATGCAGTATCAGAACTTATCTTTAGAGTATAAAATACATGAAAGGTTCATTTTCACTgacttatataatttaatgtctTTACTGGTAGAATGGATACATTGAAGAAGCATCTCCCTTTCTCTGGCCAAGAAGGGTTGCTTGAACTGAAGAAAATTGCTGAAAGGTTTGAAGAAAAGATTTACAGCACCGCCACAAGCCAGGTGCTTCTGTATTTCTGAcccttttccttttttctttttcccttaaGTCACCTATATGTATTACTTACATTTTAATGCTGACATGTTATGTTTTGTGTACTTGCATATGAAATatttttgtgtttatttattgattgcTCTCTCCTAACTGGCATTTTGTTTGTGGTGGCAGACTGATTATTTACGGAAGATTTCACTGAAGATGCTGACAATGGAGCCTAAGTCCCAGAACAATAATATACCCAACCCGTTGCCATCCAACCCTGTTAATAGCAGACCCACAGATCCAGGTAGGCAATACATTCTTAAGTGCGGACCAAAAAACAGTGTTCTTTATggtatacaaaatatatatatatttgaatcaCATATAGATGTAATAAATATAGCtaatttatgtattaatataattaaattgattctttaaattattaattagtggaattataatttattaggtTATTTTGAAGACTTATCATACATTTGGAGTCATTTGGACTTGAAGAGACGTTAGCGTACTTTGGTGAAAAGTAGTAGAAGCTGACGAGCTTGATTTTACAAGGCaaaacttaattataaattttggcAACCTTAGAAGTAGAACTGGATTTAGAGTtcaacataaaagttttaaatcTCGTTCTTAACTtttcggaacatcttgaattgtCTAATTCCAAGTTGTATTGAAGAATTTATGACCAAAATACTAATCAGGTGTAAAACAAAAATTGTGATGGGCGCTATAGCGCCCAGTCtagaaaaaaacacaaaaaaaaaagtcagcACATGGGTTATTCAAGAAATATCTCATGGGCGCTAAAGCGCcgatttatcatttttttttaaaaaaaaaatcctaattctaAGGGGATTCATCTATCTTTTCCaacactataaatagaatcTTAATTCTAAGGGGATTCATCTATCTTTTCAAGCACTATAAATATAATCCTAATTCTAAAGGAATTCATCTATCTTTTCAAGCATTATAAATAGGATCTCTTAGGCTATGAATTGCATCAATCTAAAGCTATAAATTAGAGAGAGAGCAAGAAAGAGACAGAGATCGACTTCAAAGTGTTCTTCATTCTAGTTCTTTTCTTCTCCTTCTATTTTTACTAAACACTATGATTTTTCGTTATAATATCTAGTTTTgagtagttttcttttagttaaggGTTATTTTAAAACCTGAAACATGAattcttaatttcattattgaattttaatttctagtttctattatatgatagttttgtattttcacatgtctttgttatttgttaaatgcttaataatttttgaattgtgtatgaatttatcttgaaccatgttattttttgttattagttgtagtataattttgaatcttcattgttggtctaacttagttTATTGTTTTAACGGGATAAATTTTAAAAGATTATCATccgttagacaaacataatagtgttagatctcaataGATAGGTATTttataaatgcaacatctagttgtacatccaaagatgacaacttagactagtgtttacaatatgaaataataaaaaattttataaaataagaataactttgactctcgtctaccgagacattgttggattcttattttattcaaaattatCCTTTAATTTTTTCTCTTAGCTTTTTCATTTAGAATTTGCTCAAgtagtatatcattggatgaatggtttataaatcatttgctTATGATGCTATTCTAATTTCTCTTATGAAATTAAAAGGTGCAGATGACTATATTCCTGACATTCTATCCTGAAATGATATGAATCCTTGATCTTAGAAATATCCTACTTGTATGTGCTTACTTAAGGCAACTTAGACTTAGatttagattagtagtggtagAATAATCACtcattgtatatttggtataaatttaagtctttgactttaaattttagattccaagaTTACATTGATCAATAAAGTATAACTTTCACAAGTTATTAATATCTATTTTCTGTTAATGGATCTGAACTGTATGTTTATgtataaaatatgatttttgtattctgtgaccaggatccacctGAACTATTCTAAGAACCCTTTACTGTATCTAGacctaaatcatcaaaagaccacaatcacatttaatatatctatggcattttcatcttgttcatagtggttttgacaagatgattctttgtaaaaagaaaatatgcACATGTTCACTTGAAAGTAGGATCATCTGTATTTGAAtatgtgttggaatttatttttccaggatcttagatctactcacaagtatgttgtttaacatcctaattataaactttataaaacgataattaaacacatataaagttaagaaaacctgacattggttgcagcggaataatatgtctccttccactcatatctctaacccttgtatcctttctgtcgcaaagtattatcaagatttgagcccgaatgtctctctctttgaatgtgatccttcacagtcttccaatctatgattgaggtactactttctgtgtgtgggcactactctatcactagagagagagagagagagagagagagagagagagagagagagagagagagagagagagagagagagagagagagagagagagagagagagagaggggctcagttttttctgaaagaCAATCTTTTGAATTACTGAAAAACTCttaactactaggtttaggttagtaattatttgacattaaaataatgaaaatattaattggaaaaagccaatcaagtggtcggccataggtgttagtgggtctcacttggattttgcagttttcacaatttttatttctattttctcaaaaatgccaattttccaattctaaccatttaaatgtcaaaattaataataactaaaatagattattaaataatattgtcatttaatataattattaattagacacatagagtctcttaattaataaataaacctagaatctcttttctttacaatttcacccctgcttagtgaaattcacaaattaggcatagtctaactttagaatttaattgattaatcataaatcaattattgagtcttacaagcagtatggtctcaactagaatggggaccatggatctatattgctgagcttccaataagcaaattgaatttactaagtaaattccctaacttattaattccttgttgaatccactcttagaacttgaaattgcactctcagaacttgaaattgcactctcagacttatatatagcattctatatgtttcacgatatagatatgctatctcatttaaccatcgttataatcttaatgtgatcaaagatcctctgtatagatgatttacatcgagatgggataaatttaccgttttcacccctcaatgtatttggccccttaaaacacttagctacctgtaaatgatgttttagtgatctaagaaatagtcactgaaacaagagcgcatccatttacttctatttagctaggctcgaagggaatcatcatttgacttctatacaccagtagaagctatagattccatatatatgttcagcgctcccactcaatcatactatcatgttcccaaaatatatgtatcaccctgacccaaaagtaggcttaactaataaatcaaagaacatgaatagcactcctgagttgagcctaagcatatccggatttagattcttttaatctaagatcaactagtgatattgacttggaaagatacaacggtaagtttataatatcttgactaagttcaatatcggtccagtccaatgtatactccatacattcgaaattagtatactttaccaatgtcctggaaagaacataacacttactctaagtgtaagtacacatcatcgctgattatcacatcagtgtaaatccaaaacactgatgaaacagggacttagtcttttgaatcatataatcacaatcacatttcactgtgttgacaatactgtaattgtgaataagtatatgttctggacttaactgattttgtgcatatattaaatatattaaaccataagcatgaaaaattcatgcaaacataaatcacttcaaatttcttacattgataactaatcagattgtaatgggttttatttagggcacaaaatccaacaaactcccacttgcattaacataaaacaaactgtgcatttcaatcaatctgttgtcttgatcttcagatcaagtatagtatatttgaatccacccaaacttctggaaacaagttcataaaaacattatgaaacatcctttactatatgctttactcatcaagggatgctgaaatccttactgcttattaagtacatctgaataaacagaagacatatctctcatattttaaaatttggaactgagataatacagtgtagaattttcttcagtaaaataactttctggtaatttcgaatttacaaagttataaatcttttctggtagagcttgaattattatagaagggCTTTTACACTCTAGTAGAATagctcctccacccccagagtaaccaccatctcaaattcttgaatgagttggggtagatataaggataacttatatacagttccttaatatctaacatatttcttgagtatctcctaacgttccttatttgattacatctcaaatagctcccactcaatagtagatgtctggttaaataatacttttaacctcttattgcttAGAGGGATATCCAGTtatgacttattgtattagtctgaaactgtaagtttcttttaagactaaatcatcaacataatagtctagtatttgaagtgaaaaatacttgctagagattaagtaatcaaattaagataccataaaatgttatgagaattagaaatcttggctcaagtcattcgaataaactatgcaagaattcttctatcttattctcataattctgataagttatttctatccacatgaatggttagatttgttttctcagtagtgttcttaagttcctatcacaagtgtcaactaAATGAAGATgggaaaagaattttaaaattctcccactcaattaaggtagtgtgattcattatcaaagaactttattggtatcattatttattacaacagtaaaactaaactggaacatataatcaagatcaaggatttattctgataatagctaatttattatattacttccatgttaaaagaaaatatgtgttacagagAGTACTGTGgattaaagtccacccctaagtatatagagattatgatccacccctaaaggttataaagatcatgattctgtaagtgttatagagattatgtggagttgaatataatcctgAGTTCATTAGAtttaaaagatcgttgaactgcatattattcttaacttttctccacccctatcagatcaaaagatctttttactAAACaaatcttaataattgttttagaattaacaattattcataaacatagaaataatttcttggtttatgtagtaataactctatgaagagtttaaaatattatagaatttgcaccaataataaaaatacttacacatacaaacatataaatataattggtag is a window from the Cannabis sativa cultivar Pink pepper isolate KNU-18-1 chromosome 1, ASM2916894v1, whole genome shotgun sequence genome containing:
- the LOC115708122 gene encoding mediator of RNA polymerase II transcription subunit 15a isoform X1 — encoded protein: MDTNNWRPIQGGEPTMDTTDWRTQFQHDWRQRVVNKIMDTLKKHLPFSGQEGLLELKKIAERFEEKIYSTATSQTDYLRKISLKMLTMEPKSQNNNIPNPLPSNPVNSRPTDPGRQYILKCGPKNSVLYGIQNIYIFESHIDVINIANLCINIIKLIL
- the LOC115708122 gene encoding mediator of RNA polymerase II transcription subunit 15a isoform X2; translation: MDTNNWRPIQGGEPTMDTTDWRTQFQHDWRQRVVNKIMDTLKKHLPFSGQEGLLELKKIAERFEEKIYSTATSQTDYLRKISLKMLTMEPKSQNNNIPNPLPSNPVNSRPTDPGYFEDLSYIWSHLDLKRR